The following coding sequences are from one Ammospiza nelsoni isolate bAmmNel1 chromosome 5, bAmmNel1.pri, whole genome shotgun sequence window:
- the ARHGDIB gene encoding rho GDP-dissociation inhibitor 2 has protein sequence MTEKTQEPHVEDDDDELDGKLNYKPPPQKTLQELQELDKDDESLAKYKKSLLGDGPVVVDPTAPNVVVTRLTLVCDSAPGPITMDLTGDLEALKKETFVLKEGVEYRVKIHFRVNRDIVSGLKYVQHTYRTGVKVDKATFMVGSYGPRPEEYEFLTPVEEAPKGMLARGTYHNKSFFTDDDKHDHLTWEWNLSIKKEWTE, from the exons ATGACTGAGAAGACGCAAGAGCCTCAtgtggaggatgatgatgatgagctGGATGGGAAACTCAACTACAAACCTCCTCCCCAGAAaacactgcaggagctgcaggagttgGACAAGGATGATGAAAGCCTCGCTAAGTACAAGAAGTCCCTGCTGGGAGATGGACCTGTGGTAGTAG ACCCAACAGCTCCCAATGTAGTGGTCACCCGACTCACTTTGGTCTGTGACTCTGCTCCAGGACCCATCACCATGGACCTTACAG GTGACCTCGAAGCACTCAAGAAAGAGACCTTCGTATTAAAGGAAGGGGTGGAATACAGAGTTAAGATCCACTTCAGA GTAAACAGGGACATTGTGTCGGGACTGAAATACGTGCAGCACACCTACCGGACGGGGGTGAAGG TGGACAAAGCCACGTTCATGGTTGGCAGCTACGGGCCACGGCCAGAGGAGTACGAGTTCCTGACGCCCGTTGAGGAGGCTCCCAAGGGTATGCTGGCTCGAGGCACCTACCACAACAAATCCTTCTTCACGGATGATGACAAGCACGACCATCTCACCTGGGAGTGGAACCTGTCCATCAAGAAGGAATGGACAGAATGA